Proteins found in one Aliidongia dinghuensis genomic segment:
- a CDS encoding TetR/AcrR family transcriptional regulator codes for MPKTAVISDAHSTADVRARILETASMLFYRHGVRAVGVDLVVEKAGVAKTSLYRHFGTKDDLVAAFLEREDEDFWGTWDRVADRHRDDAMAELGAHLQWIGERVGRTNYRGCPQINVAAEFPEIDHPARKVAAAHKRQMRLRLKAIAERLGVARPDELAGQLAVLINGAFVSSQLFEPGESTPLLRRAAQALIEASRYI; via the coding sequence ATGCCGAAGACCGCCGTGATTTCAGACGCTCACAGCACCGCCGACGTCCGGGCGCGAATTCTCGAAACCGCGAGCATGTTGTTCTACCGGCACGGCGTGCGGGCGGTCGGCGTCGATCTCGTCGTCGAGAAGGCCGGCGTGGCCAAGACGAGCCTCTACCGGCATTTCGGGACCAAGGACGATCTCGTCGCCGCTTTTCTCGAGCGCGAGGACGAGGATTTCTGGGGGACCTGGGATCGCGTCGCCGACCGGCATCGCGACGATGCCATGGCCGAACTGGGCGCTCACCTCCAATGGATCGGCGAACGGGTCGGGCGCACCAATTACCGCGGCTGTCCGCAGATCAACGTTGCCGCGGAATTCCCCGAGATCGACCATCCGGCGCGGAAGGTGGCCGCCGCCCACAAGCGCCAGATGCGCCTGCGGCTGAAAGCCATTGCGGAGCGACTGGGCGTCGCCCGCCCGGATGAACTTGCCGGCCAGCTTGCGGTACTCATCAACGGCGCTTTTGTGAGCTCACAGCTCTTCGAACCCGGCGAGTCGACGCCCCTGCTCCGCCGCGCGGCGCAGGCGCTGATCGAGGCAAGCCGCTACATCTAA
- a CDS encoding saccharopine dehydrogenase family protein, which yields MSTNSRRATGPAVAVVGATGHTGRFVVAELQRRGIAPIAIGRDAAALDANFHDQGIVCRRASVDDAASLDRALDGAWAVINCAGPFLDTAGAVVSAALRARIHYLDVTAEQPSARAVLDNYDAAARDAGVVVMPAMGFYGGFADLLVTAALGDWDSAEAIEIMIGLDSWHPTRGTRITGERNTARRLVVTGGQLAPLPLPAAEKHWEFGDPLGRQAVVELPFSEIILIARHVKTAELHTYLSRIALSDIRDPATPAPQPADATGRSPQRFVVDAVVKRAGESRRIAARGRDIYAFSAPLVCEVAERLLEGKFSSVGAHAPGAILDARDVLAALAFDHPAFEMMGA from the coding sequence ATGAGCACGAACAGCAGGCGAGCGACCGGACCGGCCGTAGCGGTCGTCGGTGCCACGGGGCACACGGGTCGCTTCGTTGTCGCGGAATTGCAGCGCCGCGGGATCGCGCCGATCGCAATTGGCCGCGACGCGGCGGCACTCGACGCAAACTTCCACGACCAGGGGATCGTCTGCCGCCGGGCATCGGTCGATGATGCGGCGTCGCTTGATCGGGCGCTTGATGGCGCCTGGGCGGTCATCAATTGCGCAGGCCCCTTTCTCGACACGGCGGGCGCCGTGGTGTCCGCGGCGTTGCGCGCCCGCATCCATTATCTCGACGTCACTGCCGAGCAGCCGAGTGCGCGGGCCGTGCTCGACAATTACGATGCCGCCGCGCGCGATGCGGGCGTCGTTGTCATGCCTGCCATGGGATTCTACGGCGGTTTCGCCGATCTGCTCGTCACGGCCGCGCTCGGCGACTGGGACAGCGCAGAGGCGATCGAGATCATGATCGGTCTCGACAGCTGGCATCCGACGCGCGGCACGCGCATCACGGGCGAGCGGAACACTGCGCGGCGCCTGGTGGTCACCGGCGGACAACTGGCGCCCCTCCCGTTGCCTGCTGCCGAGAAGCATTGGGAGTTCGGCGATCCGCTCGGCCGTCAGGCCGTGGTCGAACTGCCGTTTTCCGAGATCATCCTGATCGCGCGGCATGTGAAGACGGCCGAGCTCCACACCTATCTGAGCCGCATCGCGCTCAGCGATATCCGCGATCCGGCGACGCCGGCCCCGCAGCCGGCGGATGCGACGGGACGCTCGCCGCAGCGCTTCGTGGTCGATGCCGTCGTGAAGCGCGCTGGAGAGAGCCGCCGTATCGCCGCGCGCGGACGGGACATCTACGCCTTTTCGGCGCCGCTCGTCTGTGAGGTGGCCGAGCGCCTGCTCGAGGGCAAGTTCAGCAGTGTGGGGGCACACGCGCCCGGCGCGATCCTGGATGCCAGGGACGTGCTGGCGGCGCTCGCATTCGATCACCCTGCGTTCGAAATGATGGGGGCGTGA
- a CDS encoding DUF3617 domain-containing protein, which produces MTKRGIILPATILAPALAVLVSGAARASDIPLDTGLWEMQVTTTIAGITIPPAMQEKMKKLGVNPPGGTPTSSTRQMCVTDETLARFGEPNQGGKCRQENVQRSAKGLSFDLVCESPQNNGHGHVDVVFDDRTHVHGTVKMSGVRTDSSGNTIPLSVDATQTGHWVSTDCGSVKPMN; this is translated from the coding sequence ATGACGAAGCGAGGCATCATCCTTCCGGCCACGATTCTTGCGCCCGCCTTGGCGGTACTGGTCTCCGGCGCCGCGCGCGCGTCGGATATCCCGCTCGACACCGGGCTCTGGGAGATGCAGGTGACGACGACCATCGCCGGCATCACGATCCCGCCGGCGATGCAGGAGAAGATGAAGAAGCTGGGCGTCAACCCGCCGGGCGGCACGCCGACGTCGAGCACCCGCCAGATGTGCGTGACCGATGAGACGCTCGCCCGGTTCGGCGAGCCGAACCAGGGCGGCAAATGCCGTCAGGAGAACGTCCAGCGCAGCGCCAAGGGCCTGTCGTTCGACCTCGTGTGCGAAAGCCCGCAGAACAACGGCCACGGCCATGTCGACGTGGTGTTCGACGACCGGACCCACGTCCATGGCACGGTGAAGATGTCGGGCGTCCGTACCGACAGCTCGGGCAACACCATCCCCCTGTCGGTTGACGCGACCCAGACCGGCCACTGGGTATCGACCGACTGCGGCTCGGTCAAGCCGATGAACTGA
- a CDS encoding TetR/AcrR family transcriptional regulator — MTSLLDTPPDVASPEPEAPQRHAAQRGRILDAALAEFAERGFAGARVDAIAERSGINKRLIYAYVGNKEALWLAVLERVYEEMRLKERALDLMRLEPEDGMVALVRFNFRYHADHPEFLALLNDENLQRGRNLQRSTRVREMYSPLLAMLGDLLARGEAKGVFRPGVDPMQLYISIAALSYFYCSNIHTLSAIFGRPLAAPDEMRTREQHVVAVVMGYLRAA, encoded by the coding sequence ATGACGAGCCTGCTCGACACACCGCCTGACGTCGCCTCCCCGGAGCCCGAGGCGCCGCAGCGCCATGCGGCGCAGCGCGGGCGCATCCTCGACGCGGCCCTCGCAGAGTTCGCCGAGCGAGGTTTCGCCGGCGCGCGGGTCGATGCGATCGCCGAGCGGTCCGGCATCAACAAGCGCCTCATCTATGCCTATGTCGGCAACAAGGAGGCGCTGTGGCTCGCCGTGCTCGAGCGGGTCTACGAGGAAATGCGCCTCAAGGAGCGCGCACTCGACCTGATGCGCCTCGAACCTGAGGACGGCATGGTGGCACTGGTGCGCTTCAATTTCCGCTACCACGCCGACCATCCGGAGTTCCTGGCGCTTCTGAACGACGAGAACCTGCAGCGCGGCCGGAACCTGCAGCGCTCGACCCGCGTGCGCGAGATGTATTCGCCGCTGCTGGCCATGCTCGGCGACCTGCTCGCGCGCGGCGAGGCCAAGGGCGTATTCCGCCCCGGCGTCGACCCGATGCAGCTCTATATCTCGATCGCGGCCTTGAGCTATTTCTACTGCTCCAACATCCACACGCTCTCCGCCATCTTCGGCCGCCCGCTCGCTGCCCCCGACGAGATGCGGACGCGCGAGCAGCATGTGGTGGCGGTGGTGATGGGCTATTTGCGGGCGGCGTGA